A portion of the Carcharodon carcharias isolate sCarCar2 chromosome 18, sCarCar2.pri, whole genome shotgun sequence genome contains these proteins:
- the sh3bgr gene encoding SH3 domain-binding glutamic acid-rich protein isoform X9 translates to MVIKVFIASQSGSTAIKKKQQDVLGFLEANKIDFKEMDIAANEDNRKWMRENVPGEKRPQNGIPLPPQIFNDELYCGDFEAFFNAKEDNGVYTFLGLAPPPGSKEAHQAIIIQNGEVPESDKGDLGNEQHLHIAAEDQLEENIEMLHNHFEQSTDINENIGENEAVKVEESVHQAIEPAEAAKEEEQPESKDEEEQPVTEDEDEVDES, encoded by the exons ATCAAGAAGAAACAGCAGGATGTTCTGGGTTTCCTAGAAGCCAACAAAATTGACTTTAAAGAAATGGACATAGCAGCAAATGAAGATAACAGAAAGTGGATGCGGGAAAATGTTCCAGGAGAAAAGCGCCCACAAAATGGCATTCCTCTCCCTCCACAAATCTTCAACGATGAACTCTATTGTGGG GACTTTGAGGCTTTCTTCAATGCCAAGGAAGATAATGGAGTTTATACATTTCTTGGCCTGGCACCACCACCTGGTTCAAAG GAAGCACATCAGGCTATAATCATCCAGAACGGCGAAGTTCCAGAAAGTGATAAAGGAGACTTA GGCAATGAGCAGCATTTGCATATAGCTGCAGAAGATCAGCTTGAAGAAAATATTGAAATGTTGCATAATCATTTTGAACAGTCAACAGATATAAAT GAAAACATTGGTGAGAATGAAGCTGTGAAAGTTGAGGAATCTGTTCATCAAGCTATTGAACCAGCAGAGGCT GCAAAAGAAGAGGAACAACCAGAATCAAAG GATGAAGAAGAGCAGCCTGTAACTGAG GATGAGGATGAAGTGGATGAATCTTAA
- the sh3bgr gene encoding SH3 domain-binding glutamic acid-rich protein isoform X16 has protein sequence MDIAANEDNRKWMRENVPGEKRPQNGIPLPPQIFNDELYCGDFEAFFNAKEDNGVYTFLGLAPPPGSKEAHQAIIIQNGEVPESDKGDLGNEQHLHIAAEDQLEENIEMLHNHFEQSTDINENIGENEAVKVEESVHQAIEPAEAAKEEEQPESKEKEEVEPVTEDEEEQPVTEEEDEEEPVTEDEDEVDES, from the exons ATGGACATAGCAGCAAATGAAGATAACAGAAAGTGGATGCGGGAAAATGTTCCAGGAGAAAAGCGCCCACAAAATGGCATTCCTCTCCCTCCACAAATCTTCAACGATGAACTCTATTGTGGG GACTTTGAGGCTTTCTTCAATGCCAAGGAAGATAATGGAGTTTATACATTTCTTGGCCTGGCACCACCACCTGGTTCAAAG GAAGCACATCAGGCTATAATCATCCAGAACGGCGAAGTTCCAGAAAGTGATAAAGGAGACTTA GGCAATGAGCAGCATTTGCATATAGCTGCAGAAGATCAGCTTGAAGAAAATATTGAAATGTTGCATAATCATTTTGAACAGTCAACAGATATAAAT GAAAACATTGGTGAGAATGAAGCTGTGAAAGTTGAGGAATCTGTTCATCAAGCTATTGAACCAGCAGAGGCT GCAAAAGAAGAGGAACAACCAGAATCAAAG GAAAAAGAAGAAGTGGAGCCAGTTACAGAG GATGAAGAAGAGCAGCCTGTAACTGAG GAGGAGGATGAAGAAGAACCAGTGACTGAG GATGAGGATGAAGTGGATGAATCTTAA